One region of Hyla sarda isolate aHylSar1 unplaced genomic scaffold, aHylSar1.hap1 scaffold_944, whole genome shotgun sequence genomic DNA includes:
- the LOC130350377 gene encoding histone H2B 1.1-like, translating into MTDPAKSAPAPKKGSKKAVTKTQKKDGKKRRKTRKESYAIYVYKVLKQVHPDTGISSKAMGIMNSFVNDIFERIAGEASRLAHYNKRSTITSREIQTAVRLLLPGELAKHAVSEGTKAVTKYTSAK; encoded by the coding sequence ATGACTGATCCCGCCAAGTCTGCACCAGCCCCCAAGAAGGGCTCtaagaaagccgtgaccaagacTCAGAAGAAGGACGGCAAGAAGcggaggaagaccaggaaggaaagctatgccatctacgtgtacaaggtgctcaagcaggtccaccctgacaccggcatctcctccaaggccatgggcatcatgaactcctttgtcaacgatatcttcgagcgcatcgcaggggaagcctcccgcctggctcactacaacaagcgctccaccatcacctcccgggagatccagaccgccgtgcgcctgctgctgcctggagagctggccaagcacgccgtgtccgagggcaccaaggccgtcaccaagtacaccagcgccaagtaa
- the LOC130350372 gene encoding histone H2A type 1-like — protein sequence MSGRGKQGEKVRAKAKTRSSRAGLQFPVGRVHRLLRKGNYAERVGAGAPVYLAAVLEYLTAEILELAGNAARDNKKTRIIPRHLQLAVRNDEELNKLLGGVTIAQGGVLPNIQAVLLPKKTESSKAAKSK from the coding sequence ATGTCTGGAAGAGGAAAGCAAGGAGAGAAGGTTCGGGCCAAGGCAAAGACCCGCTCATCCCGGGCAGGACTCCAGTTCCCCGTCGGTCGTGTGCACAGACTCCTCCGCAAAGGGAACTACGCCGAGAGGGTGGGCGCCGGTGCTCCGGTCTACCTGGCCGCTGTGCTGGAGTATTTAACCGCTGAGATCCTGGAATTGGCCGGTAATGCCGCCCGGGACAACAAGAAGACCCGCAtcatcccccgtcacctgcagctggctgtgcgcaatgacgaggagcTGAACAAGCTGCTGGGTGGGGTGACCATCGCCCAGGGAGGCGTCCTGCCCAACATCCAGGCCGTGCTGCTGCCCAAGAAGACCGAGAGCAGCAAAGCGGCCAAGAGCAAGTGA